Within Topomyia yanbarensis strain Yona2022 chromosome 2, ASM3024719v1, whole genome shotgun sequence, the genomic segment atcgaggttgGAGCGAAACCAgtgcagaagttgtccatgaatatcGTGTTTGTAcagcttcgctattgcaatatcatggttgattttgtcgaaggccgcagatataTCCATGTAAAGCATCGGTTTGCAacccgtcagcgaatccatcgagtacatgtGACGTGAAAGAGAGCAagttagtcgttgtcgatcgtttaggaaTAAAACCGTGTTGGTTGTCTGTAATGTAGTGTTTacagtgaaagaaaagagggtctaaaacaaccagctggaatagttttgatacaGGACTTAAGAatgagattccccgataattgtcaatatTCGATTTGTTGCCTTTTTTAGaaatggaaacatgtgcgctgctttccagcaggaaggaaatattccagtagtgagtgatagcacgaagattcgccgaagtggttcactTGCCTTACCGTTCAGGCAAGAGCCTTGTTgcctcttgctgtatgcagaagccgtctccactccactcggtccgttgctgcttgtcgccagcctcgccgtcttcgaagggtccacaggtcgtcctctatctggtcgatccaccgtgctcgctgtgtgtcttgtcttcttgttcctgtagggtcgccctcaagaaccatcttcactgggtcatcgtccgacattcttatgacgtgtccagcccaccgcaaacgtcctatttttgcggtatacgcgatggatggttcttccagcagctgatgcaactcatggttcattcgcctgcgccacgttcagtcttccatctgcacgccaccatcaTAGATGgcacgcaacacctttcgttcgaaaactccaagggcgcgttggtcctcgaCGAGcgtagtccaggtctcgtggccgtagaggaccaccgtcttgtagataatcaacttcgtccggcggcgaattttgttcgaccggagcgtcctccggagtccaaagtaggcacgatttcccgccaagatccttCTCTGAATTTCTATCATTGTCGGCGACTACCAGTgcgcccaaatacacgaattcattgACCATCtcaatttcgtcaccgtcaatccgaactcgaaATGGGAGGTCCACATTGTCCTTTCTAGAACCTCTTACTCTCatatattttgtcttcgaaacgttgatggcaaaaCCAATCCTGCTGGTTTCAGCCTTCAGTTtcatgtacgtttccgacatcgcctcaaagttccgtgccattatgtcaatgtcgtcggcgaagccaagaagctggacggacttcctgaagatcgtgccactcgtgtctatccccgctctccttattacaccttctaacgcaacgttgaacagcagacacgatagaccatcaccttgccggaGCCCTCTTCGAGATCCAAAGGGagtcgagagtgtccctgatactcgaacaacgtacatcacccgatccattgtcgctttgactaatcgtgttagctgttccggaaaaccgtacaagtgcattatctgccatagctgatctagatcgattgtgtcatatgccgatttgaaatcgatgaacaaatgatgtgcgggcacgttgtattcgcggcacttctgcagaacctgccgaatcgcgaatatcTGGTCCATGGTGGCGCAGGAACCCATGAGTCCCGCTTGGTAGTGCTCCatgaactcccttgcaaatggtgacaatcggcggcaaaaAAATTGGGAAAGGACCTTGCAAgcggcgctaagtagtgtgatcgcgcaaTAGTTACAGCAATCCAACTagtcaccctttttgtagattgggcaaacgacaccctccatccactcctctAGAAGATTCTCCTCCTCCTAAATTTTGGtgattacccagtgcagcgttcttgccagtgtttcaccaccgttTTTTATAACTCGCTGGGTCGATTATCTACACGtgcagctttgttgtttttcagccgaccgaacatctccttgacttcttggagatcaggagccggcagcctatcgtcttctgcgcgtgctccaagctccgttgccataccgccttcatcctctgctgcttcaccgttgaggtgctcgtcatagtactgctttcacctctcaatcacctcacactcgttcttaagaaggttgccgtctaagtccctgcacatatcggcttgcggaacgtagcctttgcgcgaactgttcagcttctcgtagagGTGCAGGGTGCTAATTCGTGTATTCGTACCTCGATTGTGTCGTTGCCTATATATATACATTACACGATATATTTCGCTTCTGCTTGattgatggtctggaacataCTATGTACTCTAgtacatggtgaaattgtagggtgtaaTCATTGGTCATTTTTAGTTCCAAAAGATCTTAAGGAAtgtctcgaaaagtaaacaggagTACATTTTCGACACAGTAGGTCGGAACACTACTACTGTGCAGACCAAACGATACACgaattgaaatttcatgcaggtTTTTGATAAACAATGTGATTTTGATAAATAATGGTTTTGATATGATATGCGCACACAATAATTGGGTTCTTATAGAAATCACAAGCATCTTTGGCGAGGGCCAAATTCACCGTTCTATTTCAACAAAATGCATTTTTAAGGGAAAACTTCCTTTAATGTActataaaaatattcattttcattactggttaaggtcagtctaccttctcatctcgcccagagtagaaGCTAAAAATTGTTCCGCAATAGATACACGACAAAAACAAGCCCCACTACAGACGAATTGTGTTGCAATTGATTTTTGGATATGTCCTATAAGACCAGCTGCTCGAGAAGTGACACAATTATTACATGTACGGTTGTGCTCAATCAGGGAGAAATTACCGCCATGCAAATGcaccatatcaaacattaaGAAGCACAGTCGTTCGTTTCGCGGAACAACATGCAGCATACCAACGAAAGTTGCAATGTAAACAACACCATCCCCGTATGTATAGGTAACGACTCTATAGTGGTGCGCTTACATGAATTATCTCCTCGCACTcctgacatcgtgattaacaaatttatgtcaagattAGGAGAAATGGATTCCATAACAACTGAAATATGGCATTCTCCCGGGTGCTTCTAACGTTGTTCTTGTGGTAAGAATGGTTCCGTACAAACCAACTTCTTCATACGTAatcattttatgcggatcaactTTATTCGGCTGTCATATTCTAGAAGTATTTGGCAGGCTTACTGAACTATCAGTCGCCAATGCTTAATGACGATTTCGTTGGATTTTCAGTTTCAGTTCAGGAGGTTTAGTCAGCCCGAATATCAGTCACCTCTTGTCAAATCCGTGCAACATATAATAGTTTAGGTAGGGAACTTTCTACGAGCTCAGAAATTATATTGTATCTAGGGTGTtaagcctattttcgccatgtttctattttcaccctatccatttgaagccgttggttagagtagcgtctgccatctttgttcaacgcattaagtcaaatggtagcgcaacaataggggcactcgattcgagttttcgttacaCTCAAACACGATAATTTTaccgttttcagcgcatttgtgttattatcttgCTTCCGAACAACGAATCAAAGCTATTGATACCAATTTCTTcgcatttcattgattgtaggccgattaattaatgaattagtgaagcactctccttagtatggtgaaaataggcacttttcTCTATTTGGTTCTTcgaattgatttgtttttcccATTTATAGTGGCGACTTTGAGGTAGTTTCTTCGGTATTAAGGCGTCACTCTTTCTCTGTTCCGTTTTGTGTGCCGTAACCTGTAAGAGGAAATATCACGCTTTTCCAGGGTTTCTGGAGTCGACTAAACTAGTAAGTCAAATACTTTTCCAGACAGTTTCTTTCCCCATTCTTCTCATCTGTATCAATGTAGAACAAATAACTACTCCTTTCAATTAAAACACTTTATTATTGCCGAGAACATAATTAACGCTTACAGTGCACTTGGTGGTTTGCAGGTTGGCTGCCAGACCCAGTCGAACCAGTTGATGCATTGCAAGGAGATTGGATCGAACATACCTTCGGTCGGGCATCGCACGGCAGCGGCGGCTTGTCCTGCGGTTGTGCACTGCCAGTAAGCGGTAGGGTCCCAATGGTTCCTCCATCGACCCTGTGTCACCTCTGCAGCATTGCATGCCGGGCGTCCATCGGTATCGTCACGGACACAAGCCTGAGCGGCAGCTGCGGCAATCAGGAAAGCAAGTAGAATGAAGGCTGTCGAAGGAGAAGTATTAGTTAGAGGTAAATACCATCTGTTAAATGAGATAACGAACTTTTCATCTTGAGCGGATTTTTTGGATACGATGGCTTCTCTGTATAGATGAATGTTCAAAACTACGAGTCTTTCAACCGAATGAATGAGTCTGATTTGGGGCACAAGTTTTATACTTCCCGTTGCTGcccaaaaatttggcaaattcCGATAACAACTCATGTAGAACCAGTTGTAATCTAAATGTTGCGAAAATGCATTAAGTGATAAAAATCAACTGATGTTCCCGGTGTCACCAATAACATGTTGTTATTACGTCGAGGATATTTTATCGTTCATTGATCGTAGAATGAAAGGGTAAAACTGCATTATTTTCACAATTACGTTTTTAATTAGCTGAAAAATATAGATAATGAATCTGGTTTGAATAACCCACGCACGTTCACTCAATGCGGTTGTTCAGAACATCCgctatttttccttttatgtaATTATACCTATACGCTCTTTAAAAGTTGATGTTTTAGTGACTTTGTTGCAGTATATTGTTAAAGTCCCATATAAATCATCTACGGCATTtcgtaaaaaaatatatatcaaTGTGGTGCAGAGAAATATTATgaagaaataatgaaaatcAACAAAGCCACCATTGCTCCGAAAAggccttttttgcctttctcatataaagtaaggttatgcaatcactccaaaaatcgattttctaaccgagacccggagggctgagtctcatatcccattcgattcagttcgtcgagatcgcaaaatgtatgtgtgtgtatgtatgtgtgtgtcaaaaaatttcactcaattttctcagagataactaaaccgatttgcacaaacttagtttcaaatgaacggcataacgctcccataagacgctattgaaattttagttgatcgggtttccggttccggagttatggattgaagagtgtggtcacacagcaaattcccatataaactggtaaacctatgatgtccgaataatgaaatacatattcaaatacgttcaacattacttggatttgcgggtctagatgactaatgaccaattaaagtagttttgaccacattggttacctatggcggttcttgatgccccctgggaactcaccaagttcccgagctaatgtcacacctattttccaggaaactcttaaccgatgtttacaagcttgatttcaaatgaaagatataatactcccattgactgctattgaatttcattcagttctgacttttggttccggagttacaggttggttattgcggtcattCCTATGTGAcatatttctcatataaaccggtacaatcgcaatacctcataggtttaaaatttattgaaatgaatATCAAATTACTACGATTCttaggcctagatcactgatggcgaatcaaaaattattggaatgtgttgtccactatcgataattccggacgTCCTGGGGTTCCAGGCAAATTCCAGATCTAAAGCCAGTTCAGTGATGACTGATCCAAATTTCaataacctagtctcaaatggaaggtataatataaTGTTCGTTATACCCCTCCACCTCCTGCCTTTCAACCCCCCTCCCTTCTTTTACACCCAACCCTCCAGACCAACCATCCACATGCATTCTCTTCATTCACCCCGGATACTAAAATAAGTTGGATGATTCCCGACGCATCCtccccctcccactaattatatccATTCTCTTCTCCACCATGAAGTCAACATGAAGACAATATTGAagtcacgctgattaagctatataaatattatatttagtttgtttcaagtgtgtcagtatcgacatgttgcttatcaggttcgtgacagtcgtgcGCTTATATATGCACCTATGACGGCTCATcaaatgtaataagaatgtaatagacggttcgataatgttatattgaaccattagccattaaatcatagtttgggtAAATGataaaagcacaattgcaccactaggtggattaaaacagggtttTAGTTTACCAGGCCATAATGTTTTCAACGACCTGATTTTTGCCGTCTATGCTTACATTGTTTAACATTCTAATATAATGTAGTTGCTAATACCCATCGAgcattgctgcgactttcaacgaaataggagtaaaacacaatttgttccgaagcgccatctggcgggaaGTTAAAcaccaaccaatagcacacaaacacgctccataacaaatgcctaccatgtataaatttttacggtaaTCGGTAaggccgtttgggagtctatatatcatatacatacaaacattgacttttatatatatactagctaacacccatcgcgcgttgctgcgattttcaacgaaataggaggaaaacataatttgttccaaagcgccatatGGTGGTAagataatctccaaccaatagcacacaaatacgctccataacaaactgTATGTAAATTttcacggaaatcggttaagccgtttaggagtctataaatcatatacatacaaactttgacttttatatatatatatatatatatatatatatatatatatatatatatatatatatatatatatatatatatatatatatatatatatatatatatatatatatatatatatatatatatatatatatatatatatatatatatatatatatatatatatatatatatatatatatatatatatatatatatatatatataagtaatGCTCTGATGTGTCagagttttataaaaaaatatttattcacttATGATCGTTATGTTACAACTCACAGCTAagactaatttaatttttctatcaaCTGCCTCTTATAAACTATGTTTAACCTAGTCAGCAATACCAAGTCTGCTCCAGTATCGTCCGATGTCCACGTTGTCCACGTTGGCCGCTTCCACGTTGGCATCGCGCGTGGCATTCAGCTGGCTCAGCATATCAGCGTTGCACCGATCGTTTGGATCGATTATGATCGGTCAGCGGATATGGTTGCGATGTCTGCTCTAGCTTCGGAAGGTTTCCTCGTAACGTCTCCCTCCTCAAGCATCAAGCGTCCTCGGTTGATTTTTCAGGAGTTCGAATCTCGGTATCGGAATGACTCGTGATTTGTTTCTCTCTGTTTTCTCTTCGGTTATCTCTGCAGTTGGTTCGGTTGCTGTGTCTTCTAGTTGGGTTGTTGAAAACGATTCTGGAGACCTGTCAACTGTATGTTTTCCCGAATGTGGTTTTCTTCTATAGAGATAAGTGGAGAAACAAAGAATTGTTAGTACCAGGAGGATAGAGCCTCCTAATGTTACCCTGTTTTGTGTTTGGTGCAGTGATAGGTAGATTTCGCTGACTTCTTCCAAGTTGTGGATTCTGGTCATAACGTTTTCCTCTTCGCTGGTTATATTGCTTGCGATCTGAAGGTTTTTGCTGTATATTGGTATGAGATAATTGTCTTTATGGATTAGTTCCGGCTTCCCGTAGAATGTTAAATTGCTTATTTTGATTGTGCAATTTTCTATTTCGATTAGCGTTGTTCCTGCAATTACTTTAGGTCCTCCGCATGAGTCAGACACTTCAATGTCGATGTTGGTGTCTATTAGGATGATACCTTTTAAGATTTCTTTGATTTGTGTGGTCTCTCTGACTCGAGAGACTGTGCATTTTGGGGCTTGATGTACAAGAAGGTTGAAGATGCATTCGTCTTCTAATGGAGAATTGTTACTGCAAATATCGCATTTTGTTGTTTGCGAGTATATGTGGTTTCTGTGTTTGGCTACCAGCTGAATGTGCGTATTGATGCGTGTTCCATTGAGATTGAGCGTATGAAGTTCCAGTAGATCGTAGTGTTTGTCGTCCAGTACGGGGATTTTTGTAAGGATGGCTACTTGGTTGTTGCTAATTCCTAAGCTAGCTGTACAGTAACGAAAGATTTCGTCTACGTAATTTATCTTGATTCCTTGACTCCTAAGTTTGCTATAAATGAAATTCTTTTCTTCTAAAGACAGTATGTTTTTGTTGATAAGATTGAGTTTAGAGAGTTCTATTTGATCTTCTATGTCGCCAATCAACTGGATTATCTCCTCTGTTTTCCAAATAAGATTTGTGAATTCTAAATCTGCTTTAATTCCTTGTGATGAATTAAATTATCTGGCCATCTTTATATTAATTCTTTTCAGAATGGTTGTAATATTGTTTattctgttttgaaaaatctcattaattttaatttgcatCATTTGATTTTTAGCGAGTTTGTTTTCTTGTTCTCCTAATATCCCTAGGCTTTGGTTTATAATATTCAAATCGTTGTTGTCTGGGTTTCCAGAGATAAATTTTATTGCTGTCCCTAGAGCGTCTACTAGTCCTCTCCTCCGTCTTCGTGGTAGAAGGCTATGAAGTTTATCTTTAGCTAACT encodes:
- the LOC131681535 gene encoding uncharacterized protein LOC131681535; amino-acid sequence: MKTFILLAFLIAAAAAQACVRDDTDGRPACNAAEVTQGRWRNHWDPTAYWQCTTAGQAAAAVRCPTEGMFDPISLQCINWFDWVWQPTCKPPSAL